catttttattggattttttttcaatttcatccttcaatattttattgatcaaGATTTTGTTAATCTTTTGGATCACAAGTTTAAAAGATTTGACCGggttagtttatattttttttttcaattgattttttatggtattatttttctataatattatctCGATCTCGTATACTGGATCACAAGTTTCAAGTGTTAACTCAACTTTACCTgtagcaatatttttttaaaatttatttgttgttgttattgcttcatttttttattatattattaaattaataaatatttaatctaatTATGAAAtctcttttaattctttaagaatataataatcttctgaattgtttttttggttaaatgtttttttagttctgCCTGCGACATCATGGGCACACCAATGTAGTGGTAGATCTGAAATTAATGCACACATTATTTTCAGTCCAATATTTTATTGTATCTTTTGTCATCATTGATTGACTTattcaattagtttttgttGCCATATGTGAAATTTAATTTGGGGGCAAAAACATTGGCATCGGTGTGTTGCACAATTCAACTTTTAAggatatattaaatttaaaataattttattttaaataaaaaaaatattattttagatttttttaaatgttaaatagaattctaattaaattaatcaggttataAATAAATCTGGATAACTCccatctaatttaatttaaaacatcatCTATACCAAATCTTGAGTTAATAAATTATCGGATTAAACAATCATTCCATAttatacattaattttaaaagtgtcATGTATTCACATTAGAATATTGTACTGTAAGTAACAATTTACTATTCACCCCTTTGGAGACTTAAATGTTAAATCATAATTGTAGAGTACACCTATCAAATGAAATATGCAATTTCCTTGGAGAGAAAAAATCTTCATACGAAGAACTACATAAGAGGCAGACTCTCTCGGATTGTTTTTGGCAGTACTCTATGATAGACTTGTAGATCATAGAGTACTGTCGAATGAATCCAATGAAAATCTTCATACGAAGAACTACATAAGAGGCAGGACAAGCCACTCACTCGGATTTGTTTTTGGCAGTACTCTACGATAGAGTTGTAGATCACAGAGTACTGTGTAATGAATCCAATGGTGTCGGCCATATGCTTACAACATTTACAACAGTGAAAGTCTCCGGTTTGGGATATGTTTTTCTTGCATTATAACTTCCAAGCAACAAACATGGCTTCATTTGCATAATTGCTCGAAAGATTAGGTTACGTATAATCCATTATAGTTCTTCTTTGGCGTTCTTTTCTTAcatctttttatccttttttttttttcatttccctcCTATGGTCCCTTTAAGATATTTAACAATAACATTAAAACTCATGGGAGTCTAtggccatgtttgttttctgaaaaataGTTTTCGGAAAGCcacttttcaaattttcttgtgtttgtttgccattagaaaagttagtcaacgaaaattattttcctgtcaatggaaaacactttccaatcaaagaaaaatttggtttggttttcaggaaagtgtttttccttttgactgtgtttgttttttggaaagtggtttctggaaaatcactttccaaactttcctgtatttgtttgtcattagaaaagttggtcaacggaaaacactttctagtcaaaggaaatttagcttggttttcaggaaagtgttttcctgaaaaatttgggcataaaatactttttgaaagttgtgaaaaatttagaaatgtcattatttgttgattatatcaaatttgaccctcaaacttttgattgctatatataatttgttttgaatatttatttttcaatttcatctcttaaaatttaatttttatattaactttggtccttatttttataattgctatttgctttttccttatcattttttattgaaattttttatctatcaaatttggtcctcattcttttgatttttacttattttatttgaaataatttatgaaatgttaattattattattttaatttcttcatctttcatttttttttcttttttagattcgatctctattattttgattattatttattttatttgagataatttatgaaattatattttttttcaatttcattctcattcaactttttaatttgtaagatttgttcctcattattttaataaacttgagaaaaataaaatattaataagttattttccagctcatttttcatgacataaccaaacactggaaagtgttttccaacttattttccaatacactaccaaacattggaaaatacttttccaGAATTTACTTTCCCcgtaattcactttccaaaaggaaactactttacAGCAAACAAACGGAGCCTATAATGGAATTATTATGTTGCCCTTGACTGGAAAAGGACGAAGTCTTGAGAGTGagagtgatttgtttttttttacaggtcTATTGATCATTAAAAGATTTTACAGGAGTGTTTAcgtctttttaaattttccaacatagtaaaaatattattttactaaaaaaatcaacaaaaaatagaattattgACCAAGAGCTTTCTTGACTTTTCACAAGtttcttaacaataaaaatacttattttccCTAAGGTCAAAAACTTGTTGGGCTGCTGGATAatggttttttagggttttcaaaTATCTTTATACAATGAAAGTACATCTTTAAccttgaaaaatacaaaaaataatctttgtatttaggggtatttttatactttcacaCGAGTATTTTGTGTAATTTCCAGGGTCACAGGGggtatttttagtatttttcatattattttaaaattagaaaagttGTTGGTACATGTTCAACATGTATTAGTGAGTGAGTTGCATCTACGTCATTTAAGTAGCTCGTGTAACGTCATTCTATGGCTGAAATTGGACTTCCACCATCTCTCTAGTGCACCATTATGTCCTCTTCAATGTGAAGTAGCGCGTGACAACTTTCGATGATTGGATTGTCGTCGGTGGTCGTTTGATTTCCTCCCTTTAGTTTCTCTCTCCTAATAAATAATGTACaacattgttcttttttttcttattttttaatttcattcattattctcttaatttattatttcattccttttcaatttatataagtttttttcttttcaacttagtcctttaattgaaatttcttatatgtttttttttttaaaatttcattccccatttcttttaatttattattcaatttatagaatttttagtttttcaattgcaatttctcatatatatatatttttatttccttggCACTTTTATTGAAGTTGTTTttggctttcaatttcatccttcaatcaaagttttattttattttattttttttagtttgaccccattcttttgatttgtttttccttttatcaaagatatttttaaatttaatttaaccctttaattaaaaatatttatataaaaaaaactctagtcaattccaataaataatattttacgacataaatttttttttagggttaatGTAGCTTGATTTAAACCTTCCGTACATGCTCCATTATATCAACCTAGATTAGTTGAATGACTAAAATCATCGATCAGACCGAAactgattattttgatgcatctAGGAGTCCTCGGATTAAACAGGGTAATCTCATATTAGTTATAAAGCAAGCTTAGCAAAACTACCAGTTAAGCCTAATTACACATGGCTAGTGGCCGACGAGGTTAAAATATTGGGAAATTTCTTGCTTCACACCTTGACAGGACATGGTCTCCATGTCAAGAAAGACAACATTTCTTACTTCACAGTTCACACCTTGACAGGACATGGTATACATGTCAGGAAAGACAAATTCTATGTGACTGTcggaaaataatatatattatattttaaaattttatttaataacttaaaattttagttgatataatttttttatgtaatataaAAACTTTTGTAATCAAATAATCAATAGTTAACATCTcatccttttcattttaattaataaaattaaacatatgctattttgattttgtttaaatttaaaattttaaaaattcacttaagaatatatataaaaacttatttattattttaaaattttaaattttaaattgagataatgATTCtaggattattattttatcatattggTGTTCgtcttttttttgtatcatattCTTTTTTAGTCATTCGAAAACGTATATATTCAACCAGTCTTTCATCAAAATGGACTCTCTATCAGCACAAGTGACACTGACTAGTGATGGTACAGTGATTGCTCTCTGAATTCAGTCTAATCAAGACGTTAAGATCCATATGAACTTTCTCTATATGttcctttcattttcatttttcccCACTAAATCCCAATAGAAATTAATGTCACATTTCAAGTTTTACAATATCCTGCTGTACTCATATAGTAAGATTTTTATTGTCTTCGTTcatttatcaatatatatatcatggcCCCCCATGCCAAAGCACTAGAAGACTAGAACCTACCAGCAAAGTAATACCCCACCATGACAGCTTGTGCATAGAATTCAAGCTAGACTCCATGCAACAACTAGCTGGCAAGACTTGCGGATGTTATCTCATACACATCTAATGAAGTGGATTTGGAGATTATCTCAAACTCCATGGCAGTAATTTGTCTTGTTGGTTAAAGGCCATTCAAGAAACCATGAAAGTCATGAGTTCTTTTTGCATTGCCATGTGGTGTTACGAGATTGTTGTACTTTTGAATCTAAAAAGTAAACAATCGTGGGCTAATTTTTGTTGCCAAAATTGTGATGTGAATGTTGTTAACTTAGTTAACCATGGCGTTTTGCTACCCTACTGCATGCCGACAGTCATCACAATatttcaacaattcatgcacCAAGGTTGCGCTATCTCTTGCGAGAATTCTGGTTTGTCCATCTAGCTATATGTGAGATCGATGAAGTCGATCGTCGACTGAAGAGATTATCATGTCCCTgcaattcatctttttttaatgatctcAAAAGAATGTAAAAGGGGaagatacatacatacatacatacatatatatatatatatatatatatatatatatattcaatcagAGGATTAGCTAGTGAATACTGAGTAAAGCTTAAAAGGTAACGATTAGTTATTGGTATTTTGTAATatgttgtatttatatatataaatactcgattatgaagaaaaaataatatatctagaATATCGAAGCAAGATAAATcaatctataataaaaataaactgagTATATTATATTACACTCATTTTGCTCTAATTGACCAACCAATATTAGATTTAAGAGTTTTTCTAATTCCTTACAATAGAACAAAAGCTTGTTAGAACAGTACAAATGTaacatttttttccctctgCACGGCATGCCAttaattttcttacaatttacTCTAATGTTTTATTGCAATATATGTGGGTCATCATGATATTATGTAGGTGGATCTCAGCTATAACAAGCATTACTGTTTCACACCACAAGTTTCTCTAGCAATTATCAAGAGCATGTGGGAATACAGCATGACCTGATCAGGATCAGGCACCGTGTGCTCTGGGCACACACTAGTGGTTCGAGGCCATCTAGACTTTGTGGTAAGGGGGCCTAGACTGTCTGGTTGTGGTTTTGATGGACCCCTATTTGtcattagaaatttaattatatgatggttttggataaaaatttaactttagTGGGCTAGGCCCAGGCTAGGGCCACCCCGCTCcccatcaccttttttttttaaacctgtaACAGTAAAAACTACATCAATATcaagttatcttatattttaaaactcatggaaaaaatattgtattgatattatatacataaaatatttgtattgtaAACTACATCATAGATATTTAGAGAATCATGAGGatatatatgtatgtgtatatatatatatatatatatatatatatatatatatatatatattattttaaaaagtgttgACACGTATTGATCtaagatatttaaaatatctttattttatatttttatattattttatattaaaataattattgttaacCCGTTATAAAAGCAATAGCAATATGCCAGTACACATTAAATCAAGATCCAATTTCTCAGTAGAAATCACAAGGGTGTTTTTGTCAATAATCGATACTTTAGGACCAagtgtcaaaaaaatatctttaagggCTATGCCCTCTCTAAAAAGGAACTCTTTCAGTTACTATCAGATGTTGTCTTTGCCTTCCAACCACCATTACAGGCAATGCTTCCCCTGCTTCTCTTGATAACAggcctctgtttttttttttttccaagttttgACTCGTTTAACTTGCTATCACCATTGAACAATCTGAAAACAGCCTTATTCACACTGCAATAACACTGAAAGTTTCTACTTGGGATTCTCAGGCTTTCGCAAACTCTTAAAACTAGATTTGTCACATGGAGATGCTTTGAAGAATGCATTTTTTTACCCTTTCACCGATGCCTAGACGACATGAGTTGGTTGCATTTTGATCTCAGGAAGTCATTAAGTGTAAAGATTCCAGTTAAGTTTACAGAATTTGAGAAGCTATACATATGATCAGATGTTAGTAGCTTAAAATATACATTTGGCTAACCAGTTGATGACTAATGTAATTGATCAAGATTGCACCATTGAAGGGAACACAATTTCAATCTAAGCCTGGTTGAACCTGAAGCAAGCAAGGACGAATACACCTTATCAGGACTAAACTAGTTTCAGAATTCCGGTCCATACTTATTATTTCAGGCGAGGAGCACATCAGAGGTATCATAAAGGTTCTCATCTTAGCAAAAGAAAGGAAGGAGAAACAGGAAGTCAATATAAGCCCATGAAATGtaaacacttggtgaattctgcttcacagtGTTAGGAAAAGCCGACATCAAAAGATCAAAAAGTAATATCGTTATGAatgcttggctgccacaagttAGTTATCTCTCTGATAACTTTTCTAAGTTATCTAGTAACCATTTCAAAATGTTATAGAGAACAAGATTTtatgaattatataaataaaaacaaagaaagaaaacaaaatgttcTTCCATCTTCCACCAAACGCCAAGAGAACAAGATCCTCTTGTCTTTGAATGTTGCAAGGAAAGAAGGATATGCCATTTGTATTAGTCAAATACAAATGCAACAACTGCAAACAAATTCTTATGAAGCAAATGATGCAGAGAACAAAGTTTCATAACAATAGCCTCAATCATCAACCTCAGCCTTAATCTAAGTTCGAAGCTCCTCTTTGTACTCTTCAAATGTTCCAGGGAAAGTATCCAGAGTTCCATCTTCCACCCCCCAATTTCACTCTTCTCTTCACCATGACAGTCACGCGATATCAACCTAGAGTCATGACTGACAAGGACAACTCCACCGGTGAATTCATCCAGTGCATCGGCCAATGCGTCTATACTCTGCATATCCAGATGATTGGTCGGTTCATCCAGTAACAGAATGTGAGGCTTCGGTATGTATATTGATGTGAGAACAATCCTGGCTTTCTGCCGCCCTGATAAGTTTGCTATAGGTGTAAGATGATTTTACTCAAGTCCAAATTAACCAAGCTTCTCTCGAACAGCCTCCACTTTGCCAAGGCCTTCTTGGTCCGGACGGAGACGGAGGAGGCACTGAACTGGTGTTTCATGAGAAGATCCACAAAGTGTTGCGAGTACCTTTTACTGTTCCTCCTACTCTAATAATTTGGTACAGAGCATTAAAAGACATATAaatcaacatataaaagaaGTTTGTTGATAGaatattaacttttaatttttaaattgaaacaagAATCATTCCTAtgatcttaaaataatttattgttcgAACCAACGAGACTCTTAATTACTCTCCTTAGAAAGGAGAGTAAGATTTTGGCAAGAGAAAACGTAAAAACATGAGTTCTAGAAAGACGAGAACTGTTCTTGATCTATAAAACATTGTCAGAATTGTCTTTATAGACAATCTTGATATTActtcttaaaaacaaacaaacacatccTCTTAACTACACAtctttatttaaattcatttactCTAACACCTTCCAATCCTCAACTTCTGACTCTGCCGCACTTTCAACCTCAGTTGGTAGCAAATCACCTTCAAGAAGATTGAGCAGAGTAGATTTTCCATCCCCGTTGGGTCCAACAATAGCAACGTGAGTCCCCATATCGATACCCACATCAACATTGGACAACTTGAAATCCGATCGGTCTGGATGACTAAAGCTTACTTCATTGAGCTGCAACAATGGTGGTGCTAGCTTAGTAggttcaggaaagtgtttttcgacACTGTAATCTCTCCACCTCTTTGGATGTTCAGGAAAGTGATAGTTTGTAGTGcatattccttttattttggatatatTCAAATTATTACTAAGCACAAAGTGGTGGGTAGAGTTACGATTCCATTGTAAcacgaaaaaaaataatgttattgtgTGAATTGTATATGATCATTAGAGGGAGCAAACTCATTAGCTACCTAACCAAACCTGTTGAGTTAAATTAGATTGATGAAGTGAGAATTATATTTACTCTTATGTGCCATTTGGTCGATAAATGTAAGAAGTCAAAGGATGCTTGGATGATTTTAGGTATAATCTTAAAAATCATGGATAGGTTACTGTATCCCCAAGCTATTAAGTCCAACGTTGTTTTTCCTGAGGCAAATGAAAATGCTGTCCATGAATCTGAATACATAGATGCAAAAGATATAGAAGTTTCGTATACAAAATGTGAAACAACTAGAAAATATCACAGCAATACGTTTTAACTCATTGGCTAAAACCCTATAAATTCaacaagaatattaattttctaacaaaaagtATTGTCTTCAACTATATTCCCGACACCAGTGCACTGAACTCAGTGGACTGGCTGGTCTATGAAAGTGTCTGTCTCCTTGGTGCTCAATTATTGATGAAGTTGCAGTCATTATAACCTGCAGCAATCATGAAGAGATTAGTTAGTAATTATCAACATTGTTAGCTAAAAAAGGAAATATTATTAGCATTTCTTATCCTCcttgaaattaaattcataCTCACTTGGATCAGTTGTGACAAGCATGGCACTCCCACCAAAATCACAAGTGCCCCCACGAACCTTTGTTTTCTGCCAGCAACTATTGAAAGCATATGAAGCATGAGCAACCAGTGTATTGGGCTGAAAGCAATGCCCATTGGGCTGAATTTGTTTGCATTCAGCACCCGACCCGCAAGCATAGTCCAGGGCCTCTTGGATTATTGAATCAGGCACGGTTGGTTTTGCCACACACCAAACAGCATATTGTGGGTTCTTATGTGGCGGTGGCGGCATGGCGGGTGGAGGGTAAAGCATCGGTGGTTGATACCCCGATGGGCTTGGAACACGTTTTGGTGGGCTAGGCTCATAATGAGGGGATTTCGGAGTTGGTGTGTGAGTGGGCGGGCAAGCGAAGTTATAAGATGGGCTTGGAGGTGGGTTTTGGATAGGTAAAATAGGTGCAAAGGGTGGTGGAGAGGCTGCTGGAATGTGGCCTATTGGAGATGGCAAAGTTGTAGAAGGTGGCGGTGGACCAAATGGTGGGTTTATACAATAGGGAGGAGCACTATCAGGTAAAGAAAGTGGTGACAATGATTCTAATGGTGGGAGGGACAATGGAGAACTAGCGCCATATTCTAAATCAGCTTTCGGCTCTGATAGCTGATCAATCTTCACTTGATTTGACACCTCCGGTTTCTCGAACAATTGCATAGGAAGTCTTGCATCtgcaacaaaacaaattataggcATGACGGGGATGTGAAAATGTAGGTGCATAGACACAAACTAGACATGCCAAATATATTCATAGAAGAGACTAAAAAGCTCTAAAAACAAGAATGAACATGTTACCACTAAGAGTGAAGAAGATAGGCGCTATAACGAGAACGTAAAATACTATAATCTCCATAAGGTCTACTAATCTTGGCTTGAAATGTAGCTGTCTTCAAAGCTCCAGAAGTGAAACTTCTAATAGAAAATTTTCTGACATCCTCCTTGCAAGCTCATGGGGATATATAATTTATCCATAAAGAGAGGACTAACTACAAAGTGGAGGAAAGCGAGGAGGGTAGGAAAAAAGCAGGTGGACATAAGGTGGGCCTATCGACTCAGAGAAACTAAAGATTATTCCCTTGCATTGCCACAATTATGTTAGAAGCTATCTTAGTAATTAACAACAACACAAAACGCAAAGATGTGTGATTGAAAGAGTAATCAGAAGGTTGTTTAACTAGGAATATATGCTTGCTTgacaagagagaaaaattaaagaaatggaGTTTAACTCACTTTTATTTTGCTTGCTTTCTACTCAAAGATAACAaatgtttgttttcttgcttttcGTCCTATGTAATATTCTTTCACTTAAGATTCCAGAATCATAGGCACTGTCCGTTCTTAGGAAATAGTCCATTGATTCTATGCTTAATATTAACCCGTAACATAATACATTACAAAAGTTCAGAGTAAAGTGTTTGATATTGCGTTTATActgtatttgaatttaaaaaaatgttaaattgttatttttttaatgattttgatattataatactaaaacataaaaaaaaacaagagaaaagacaACATGTCAAAGCTACGATCTAAGTTCACATGAGTTAGCGTATCAAATCCACAATTTAGTTGTGATACCAGCATAATCTCATATaatacaatttaaataaaattacaaaactcaattttcaaaacaattcaatattgaaaggtgaaattgaaaaaaaatcaatttaaaaaaaaacaatgaaaataaaacctcAAGTAAACCTAGATTAACATGTCAAAACTACGACCTGAAACATGATATTGAGATAATACCatataaataaagtaaaaaaaccaCAGATCTCATTCCCTaaccaacccaatattgaatgatataattgaaaaaaataatttaaaaaaattactagaaaAAACTGAAGTCAGCTTaagataatcttttaaactcgTGACCCGGTTCATAAAGTCAGGATTACTCCATATAagacaaacatgaaaaattcatgaagttaaattctcaatcaactaaatgatcagggatgaaattgaaaaaaaatcatttcaaaacaaaataaatagtaatcaataGAATGATGactaaatttaacattaaaatacaaTGACACCAAAttttgatggatgaaattgaaaaacaaaattaaattaagaacatgatccaaaacaaaagaaattgtaataaaaagaatgaggactgaacttgatataaatattaaataaaatcaaatgctaaagggaaaaattacaaaaaattaaaaaatcctaaacaaaacaaatagtaataaaaaaagaccaaatttgatatcagaataaaatgacaagatatcttttaattttggcaGGCCAGCTAGAATTCtgagaagagaagagggaggagaagaaaaaaagtatgcCACAACCTTACCACCGCTCCATTGCTAACATATGTCTAACCAACGAGAAAATCATGTTGTGTCATTTCCAACATCATCATGAAAACTGGTTTTTGTCTATCGAGAAAGCCGTATGTGCTACCTGAACATAGTGGGCTTCCTCCATAAAATGGTGCATTTGTTGCGCATGATATTCAATTTTCCCTTCTCACTTACCCTAATTcccatatttgttttagttttaattttggtctcttaatacttaattattttaaattagtaaaaattttgttttagtttgcaAAACTAAACGTTAGTcgagcacaaaaaaaaaaaacatctcaatatTGAGAGCTCCTTGTatcaaagcaaacaaaaaaagttaGTAAATCAAATCGTAAATAAAGTCAATGAAAAGGGTcgaattaaacataaaaaaaattaagggatcaATGTTATAAAAGGGCCATCAACTTTTCCATGACCATCCAAATCAGTCTCTGATGTtggcagaaaaaaaaagggattgagAATTTCTTTAAGCTTCACATTTGATAATTAAAgctctaattattttaaatcaatgaaattaaattttgtttcacCAAATCGAGCGATGTAACATTTCCTCAACTCTTTGAGATCCACATTCATaggcatgaaaaacaaatcaccaaGAGTAattgcatatcaaaataatatcaaaggatcaaataagaagaagaaaaaaaattaggtgcctaagcataaaaaattctatgaaccaaaaaacaaaaacacttttcaaatgAGCAATGCTTCTCCTTAGGGTCTATAGTTAAATACCAGcactcttaattttattttattaatgtactagttctttttttaaatgaattaattaacatgttctTAATTTGTTTCATGGGCTTAAGTAGTGTTTGGAAACGAGACCCAAAcattattcttaaatatttaaatttgtttttgtttaaaattaattttttagttatttttttagattgttttaatgtggcgatatcaaaaataaatttttcaaataaaaaatatattattttaatatatttttaaataaaatatattttaaaaaataactactaccacaatatcaaacaccgAACCCTAAAATAATGGTTGAACGTGCAGAAGATGCATCATCTACCAATCTAGTCAGTCTTCCACACAAGTTGTCAATATATATAGCTGTCATAAATATACTTGAAGGGTGCATTAAAATGATAACCTTAACTAAGAAAGTCCTCCCTGTTTTCTTCGATAATTATTACAAAGGACCTTTGACTTTTCGTGACCTAAATTCACGGTTGGGATACTTGTGGTTATGGCAAACTTGTTTGGTAGGTGTATctgtccaagaaaaaaaaaatgtgaccTTTCCTTTAGTTATATTGATTTGGTCTAATCTTTCCCcataatattgatataaaactatataattaacaataaaataattacacagtttaatttttttaaaaaaagactctCGACAGCAAcatagatttatttattgttgttgattATGTAGGAATTTTTCAACCATGTTtcagtgatttttttaactaattttgtttaagaaattaatatagtCTGTTGTTAGGTGTAGTAATTAGAAGATGAGGGGTACTATTTTCAATTGCATCTGATGAACCTAATTTTCAATTGGcttcttttctaatttaaattcGATTGATGCAAAGTTTTTCTCTTCGAAAATTAACATAGAATTCGATTtgcttaattttgtaaaatttgtttaaaagatttttcttttttcctgttttctttCAAGAGAGCTTGTAGTTTttcctctctatttttttagtatatagaGCTTGTAATTTTTCTGATTAATAACACgaccttaaaaatataaaatatatattatgaatatttttttcacatttattaagtgttatttttctctaattcaTGAAGTACCATGGATGAATTTGGTGATTCATTTACTCAGCtggattggattttattttaaattaaattgaaaattaatccaatcaaatttaattgataaaaataatatcttataaatataaatatacatttcagatatttttatgaagtgtt
The Populus nigra chromosome 3, ddPopNigr1.1, whole genome shotgun sequence genome window above contains:
- the LOC133689522 gene encoding uncharacterized protein LOC133689522; the protein is MGTHVAIVGPNGDGKSTLLNLLEGDLLPTEVESAAESEVEDWKSRRNSKRYSQHFVDLLMKHQFSASSVSVRTKKALAKWRLFERSLSIDALADALDEFTGGVVLVSHDSRLISRDCHGEEKSEIGGWKMELWILSLEHLKSTKRSFELRLRLRLMIEAIVMKLCSLHHLLHKNLFAVVAFVFD
- the LOC133689121 gene encoding uncharacterized protein LOC133689121; its protein translation is MEIIVFYVLVIAPIFFTLSDARLPMQLFEKPEVSNQVKIDQLSEPKADLEYGASSPLSLPPLESLSPLSLPDSAPPYCINPPFGPPPPSTTLPSPIGHIPAASPPPFAPILPIQNPPPSPSYNFACPPTHTPTPKSPHYEPSPPKRVPSPSGYQPPMLYPPPAMPPPPHKNPQYAVWCVAKPTVPDSIIQEALDYACGSGAECKQIQPNGHCFQPNTLVAHASYAFNSCWQKTKVRGGTCDFGGSAMLVTTDPSYNDCNFINN